The DNA sequence CCGCGGGCTATTACCTGCGACTGTTCGGCGGTGAATGGGGCACGGTAATGCAGGTCGTGTTCCTGTTCGGTGCCGGCATCCTGCTGTTTGTCGTGCTGTTCTCGGGATCGATGCGATCCTGGCTCAAGGTCTTCATCAGTAAGCATTTCTATAGCTATCGCTACGACTACCGGGAAGAGTGGATGCGATTTACGCGCACCCTGTCGGATGCCGGCGCCGGCCTCAACGAACGAACCGTGCAGGCAATCGCGCAGCTGATGGAAAGCCCAGGCGGCATCCTCTTCATCCGGCGGGACGACACGGCCTGTCATGAAGCGGCCACCTACTGGAACATGCCGTCGGCACAGCCTGCCGAGCCCTTGCACGGGCCATTCAGCCAGTATCTGGAGCAACAACAGTGGGTCATTGATTTACAGGAAGCAATGGCAAAGCCGGAAAAATACGAGGGACTGATCTTGCCCGCCTGGTTGTGCACCCTGCCCAATGCCTGGCTGGTTGTTCCCTTGCTGCTGGGGCGTCAGCTGTTCGGCTTCATCGTCCTTGCCGCGGCCCGTAGCAAGGTGAAACTGAACTGGGAAGCGACTGACCTCCTCAAGATCGCCGGCATGCAGGCAGCCAGCTATCTCGCGCAGCGCGAGTCGGCCAACGCGCTCATGGTGGCACGGCAGTTCGAGTCATACACGCGCATGTCGACCTTCATCGTACACGACCTGAAAAACCTAATTTCGCAGCTGTCGCTCCTGTTGTCCAACGCGGAAAGACATAAGGGTAATCAGGAATTTCTGGAGGACATGCTCGAAACCATCGGCTTTTCGGTGCAAAAAATGACGCTGCTGCTGCAAAAGCTCGGCCGCGGATCGTCCCAGGACTGCCCTTCTCCTGTACTGCTTCCGGAACTGCTGCGGCTGGCGGTCAGCCTGAAGTCCTGCACGGAACCAAAGCCGACACTACAGATCGACGATGCGGAACTGGTCGTGCTGGCCGATCATGCCCGCCTGGAACGCGTCCTCGGCCATATGATTCAGAACGCGATCGAAGCCACGCCGCGGCATGGGTCGGTTGCGGTAAGCGCACGTA is a window from the Noviherbaspirillum sp. UKPF54 genome containing:
- the prsK gene encoding XrtA/PEP-CTERM system histidine kinase PrsK, which produces MLPIIAAGSYFSAAVAFLFLSILLLTSWRGRVHRMALTVAAIMTSLWAVAAGFLALRGSSLSLLTDVLEIVRNAAWTLFLLSVLGQLRKKRAGPGVAFPLSGLAAFYLLALAATVSLYVASWFSQWVSSFTMTIAGRLGMAVLSMLLVEQLYRNTVPEARWAIKFACLGMGGLFAYDMYLYSDAMLFRHVSAEIWSARGLANALTVPLIAVSAARNPSWSTGIAVSRTVLFHSAAVLGSAAYLLAMAAAGYYLRLFGGEWGTVMQVVFLFGAGILLFVVLFSGSMRSWLKVFISKHFYSYRYDYREEWMRFTRTLSDAGAGLNERTVQAIAQLMESPGGILFIRRDDTACHEAATYWNMPSAQPAEPLHGPFSQYLEQQQWVIDLQEAMAKPEKYEGLILPAWLCTLPNAWLVVPLLLGRQLFGFIVLAAARSKVKLNWEATDLLKIAGMQAASYLAQRESANALMVARQFESYTRMSTFIVHDLKNLISQLSLLLSNAERHKGNQEFLEDMLETIGFSVQKMTLLLQKLGRGSSQDCPSPVLLPELLRLAVSLKSCTEPKPTLQIDDAELVVLADHARLERVLGHMIQNAIEATPRHGSVAVSARRSGDNVIIEIRDSGHGMTPEFIRERLFKPFESTKSAGMGIGAYESRTYIRLLGGDIEVCSKPSAGTTFQVTLPLLRQEAPSVAAAA